GAGAACGCATAAAGCAACCAAACCGCATAAGTGTGAGTATTGTAACAAATGTTTTGTTCAAAAAGGCAATCTCGCCGAACATATGAGAATTCACACGAAGGTAAAACCATTCGAATGTAAAGCGTGTGGAAAGCGCTTCTCGCAGTCAAGTCACTTGAAGAATCATGAAGCATCCCATACTACTGTTAGACAACATCAGTGTCGATTGTGCGGGAAACGATTCAAACTTGCGAATCATTTGAAGAGACATCTGATTTTACACAATGGTACAAAGTCCTACAAATGTCATCAGTGTAATCAGTTGTTCTCTCAAGCGTTTAGTCTCACGAGGCACTTGAAAAGGCACGATTCGCATACTTAACCGATGTGTACACgtttttttatatgtacataaatatatcatcttaaaaatatacagttctatgtatataagtattttatactattttcaaTGATTAATTTTCTCCATTTTAAACGACtgaagatatttaatatttgtacattCTGAAAGAGGTACAGATAaacattgtattacgatagATAATATTAGTAAAAAGTAATCGAGATACGATTTTTCATTGCGAGATGTAGATATGTATTAACTTATTGCTTTTTTAAGCAATCAGGAAagcaatgaataaaatattaattttttagagGTTTAAATTATTAAGGCTCTACTCTATTAcacttttttaaaaagattattatcataatatttttaaaagattcttcgaaagaataattaaaggaatcatttttagaaaataaattcactTTTTGTGTATAATTTGCGTATAATGCGATTTTTATAACACGACACTTTCCTCGTATTATAAGGTAGCTCTTGTATTATAGAAGAGTTATCTGTGTAGCGATAACTagtttatttgtaatttctgaGGACAGTGGTGAGTATATGGAGACCTTCTTCAAGTTGTTCTTTCGTGATAGTAAGTGGTGGCGATATCCTTAATATTTGACCATGAGCAGACCTCGACAGCAAGCCTGCTTCTCtcaattttaaacaaatatcccATCCTTCAGCGAAGTCTGGAAGATATTACAAAATGTAACAAGAAGCGAAGTAAAcgtacaatatattattacaggATATTATCACGGACTTGAGTCAATAcctttattaattactaaGCCAGCCAATAAACCTCGACCTCTAAATTCTACCGCTATGTCTTTTGGAAGTTTTCCTAATTCTTTTCGTAGAATTTCCCCAAGCTTACTCGCATTCTCTGCAAGATTTTCTTCCTCTAAAATTTTAACTGCTTCTATAGCGACTCTGTTACCAAGCGGACTTCCACCGAAAGTGCTACCATGAGATCCAGTTTCTAGGCACATTATTATCTAAGGAAATAGCAGGTTTGGCTTAGATTAACATAACATTAGAAAAATGTGTTTGTATtactaataattaattgaaaaaccATTTTTCTCGCAGGTTAAATAAGAATTCGGTCTTGAAAAGATCAATAACGTGCTGCTATTGTTTCCACTGCAGTTATGTTTACCTGTTCGTCCGCTAAAATACCGGAAACAGGATACAATCCACCAGACAATGCCTTTCCTAGCACGAGAATATCCGGCCGTTGATTTTCGTGATCTACCGCCAATCGTTTGCCCGTTCTGCATAAACCAGTTTGTACTTCGTCAGCGATCCATAACACATTGTATTTGTTGCACAGATCTCGTACACCTTTCAAGTAGCCATCCTACATCGGAATGAAAGTTTAGGATTTGGAAAGACGAGAAATGGAACTCCAATTACTGAAATTATTCTTCACAGATCTATACGACCCAAAATGGGTATTATATCTGTCTGTTATCTATTCGACTATTTGTCTATTCAAGTTTGATGGAAGATGAAAATAACATACATTCGGTATTATGACACCCGCTTCTCCTTGAATTGGTTCCATCATGTACGCGCAAACAGTTGGATCCTgcttaaatttttcttctaaagCGTTGAGGTCGTTGTACGGTACTTTGTCGAACCGAGGAACGTAAGGTCCAAAATCGGTGTAACAATTTGAATCCGTAGATGCAGACAGCGCGGCTATAGAACGTCCCCAGAAGTTCCCTTTTGCGAAGACCACGGTTGCTTGTTCCGGAGGTATCTTCTTTACTCTGTAAGCCCAACGCCTAGCAACCTTAATGGCAGTATCACCTGCTTCGACTCCTGTAATAGAACACATAGACGCGTCTACGTATTTTGCGCTTCTAACTTCTGATTTTCTATTGACAAATATACGCAAGTATCCGAACACAAGATTACTTTTGATGAAACACGTTTTGATACAtttgttacatattttaataagtaACTTACTTAAGTGTATACTCtgttatatattctataaaaagaTAGCAAATATTGCTTCTAACTATTAGTTCATTATTGATTTGTACACATTAGTCAAATTCAgattattatactatataattactataaatCGATCAAAGTGTGCGGATGCTTATTACTTTTAATACGCCTCCTgttcttttctatttaatttctccATCTTTGAAtgtatttcgtttttctttttcgtaccAGTATTCATCGGCAAGAATTTGTCCCACCCTAGAAGCTTCGACAGATATTCTCCTAGTGCACCGTGAGGCTCCGAATAAAAAGCTCTAGACGTGTGAGCGAGCTTTCCCACTTGTTCTCTCATTACTTTCACCAAACGTGGATGACAATGACCTTGATTCACTGTTGAGAAACCCGCCAAAAAATCGAGATATCGTTTCCCTTCGACGTCCCACAAATAAACGCCTTCGCCTCTTGTAAGAACTACCGGAAGTGGCTTAAAATGTCTACCACCGTACATATTATCGCGATCAATCAACTCTTGCGAACTCAGAAATCTCTTCAGCTCTACTTCTTTCGTTAAACCGAAGATTCGTGATCTTGTGATCGGCTGCATTTTAAAGATTTCGAATTATAATACTGCAGTTAATTTAGATTCGTGGAATTGTTCGAAGAAAAGAATCTCTTGCCACTGTGTTTAATTTCAGAGTCTGTCTTACATTTATATCAAGAGAACGAGAAAGAGTAGGGGTGATGTGTACTGCTTATTTACTCGGGAtgtttttgtatataattgaTACATATGTCGGTGGGATTTAGAATAAATGCTGTAATGTAACTGAAGAACTCGTATCTGATAATGAGGGACATTGTTTATTGCGGCGCCACCACGCTAAATCAAATGACAAACTGCAAACAACATATATCACAATAATCTGATCGTGAAACGATGTATCTGAGAAGATGCACACTACTGTCGAGTAGTAAAGCTGTTATTAAAGAACGTCTCCCTACTGTTAATTCTTTACCTTTTGTCATAACTGGGATCAAATGTTCtgctaaatttaaattcagaCAAGGAATATATCTGTATCGATTTAGTTCATCTGTAATAAATGGTTGATACTTTATAAAATCTACATAAATTTTTAGAATGTAGCTACAAACATATTTCAATCGATTCCaacattgaattttaaagtCACTAAACTAAACTAAACAGGTGTCTCTGCAGGATCAATTTTCATCCACTTTCAATTGttgctcttttatttatactgtttaatattttctatcgttttaaTCAATATCTACTAACTGTATATGGTTACCTGAGATAAGGTCATAGACCAAAATTTGATCGAAGAGTCTAGAATAAGTtctagtaaaaaaataaattgatgtaaattttatatatctgcAATAATTTGAAACTGTCtgtataattctaaatggTAATGTACTTGCACACTTCTAGTGAGAAATAATAAACGCTAACGTACcatctcttctttctctcgtttgtTTTATGATTCTTTCGCAAGCGTGAAACGAATCGAGAACAGCAATTATAGTCataatatgtacaattaccAATAACAAGGATTACGAAGTTTGAATAAGAGGAGGatcatttgataaaaaaaaatatatgtcgtggtattcttttttttttttcgtttactTAATGTTCTTTCTAAAGTCTTATGAGTCGACATCCGATAggaaattaattatgtatgacAAATGCGACTGTATCTTAAAACAAGCGATTGCCAATATTGACCTACAATATTCAAGTGCGATATTATCGTGAGTTTGAGCCAGTATTCGATGTCTGACAAACGTCGGAACAAACACTGATCTCGTGACAGTACAGGATAGAACCGTATCACGTATAGCTATTAATAACCAGTATATAACTAATCGGGCAATATTTTTTCCTCTGTACATGCAGTGCATGCGGAAGATAACAGCTTCGACAGCTTTCGGTACATGTTCTTGGTTCAATTTCAAAAACCGTGTTCAGCTTCGTCGATCTGCAGTCTATCTGGATTATGTGGACGGATGAGGATAGTGATAGCATAGTGGTGAAAGTCAGCTCACTGTTACTTTCTATAAAatgaggaaaaagaaaaagaataaaatgtgACTTTATTAACATCTTTTATAAGTTAGAACGGAAACGCGTTCGAGGCGGATTTTCCAAGTTTGTAAAATGTATGGTGTTAATTAACGTATCGAGAAATAACTCGAGAAATTATATCGATGCATTCTCTTATTTGCGATTCTGTGATGACCAACGGCGGTGCCAATCTGATTATGTGGCCGTGCGTTGGTTTCGCGAGTAAACCCTCCTCTTTCAATTTCAAGCATATATCCATGGCATCGATGTCTTTTTTGATAACAATAGCATTAAGTAGACCCTTTCCACGAACAAGAGTAACCACATCCTTTGGTAATTTTGCAAGCTCGTTTCTGAGAATATGTCCGAGCCTTTCAGCATTTTCCGCTAGTTTTTCTTCCTCCAGCACGCGAAGCGCTTCAAGGGCGACTCTACATCCTAGAGGGTTGCCACCATAAGTCGAGCCGTGTTCGCCAGGCTTTATAGTTAACATCACAGAATCGTTGGCGAATACACCAGAAACTGGATAGAAACCACCGGACAGAGCCTTTCCAAGAATCAAAATGTCTGGTTTCACATTTTCGTGATCTACTGCCAATCGTTTCCCTGTCCTTGCCAAACCAGTTTGCACCTCGTCGGCGATCCATAAAACGTTGTGCTTCGTACATAATTCTCTCACACCCTTCAGATAGCCGTCCTTAAGAAACAATATACAAGTCAACGAAGTTGTATAAAAACAGTTATTAAGATAGCAACgtcttaatattataataagcaatattttgaaatgaaattatgaaGCGAATGGAACAATATCTAGTTGTTTGGTGCTAAAACCAAATAAAACACAACATACTGAATTTTAAGATTACTTTCCcgtctgaaataaaaaatgtgatTTGTCATATTCTTTCTTGCAATcttcatattataataaatcaaaattattgggttctattgtataatattacaaggTTCTACTGTATAAATCACATTGATCCAGGTAgtgcaattaatattttatattttgataattaaacgAGAGTTATGATACCTTTGGTACGACGACGCCAGCTTCACCTTGGATAGGTTCCACCATGAAAGCACAAACCTGAGGATCGGCTAAAATCTGTTCAAGCGCCGTAAGATCGTCGTATGGAACGAGCTCGAATCCAGGCATAAATGGACCGAACCCACTGTAACTAGTTGGATCCGTGCTTGAGGATATCGCGCTCATTGTTCTACCCCAAAAATTACCTTCCGCGAAAACAATCTTCGCTTGATACTGCGGTATACCTTTGCATGTATAACCCCATCTGCGTGCCAGCTTACAAGCGGTTTCGCCACCTTCTACTCCTGTGTTCATCGGAAGCCATTTCTCGTACctaaacatttaatattccacttattatttatgatatcgattattaaagatatacgggaaacgaaatttcattgcTTTACTATGCATGCTTTACTATGTTAGTAGACATTTCTTACATACATATAGTAGACCTTGATTTATCTGAACTCATTCATATAGGTATAATATTGCTTGAAAGTATTCGATGTAGTATTCACATCCAGATGCATAAGTGGATTCGCTGAATAAAAATTCACTCAATAGGgtattaaacgaaatttcattttaatgaaTGGAATTCAGATACACTCTCAAAAATATCTGAACATTTGCTTATTCTTGATaggatataatttaattacagaaacatgatatgatacaacatttaaataataatcaatggatatagaatgaaatattgtCACCTATAAAAGTTACTATCTCCAAACTATTTAAATTGTTTCTAAAATACATATCAGATAAgaaaggttttttttttaatttatgtgGTGATTAATTTAAGCAATAATATTTGAGACCAGTAGATATatcgatgattttttaatacatcgccggtcaattttcaaacgaatatttaaaatttattatttgctggctcaataaaaagataataaatatgtattaattttaacCATCAGTCTCTTATCAATTTTCTATCAACATTCCGTACATTTATGAGCGGCAATATAATTGGAATTCTACCGTACATTACATTTTCGTTCCTCTTCCACAATCGCTATATTATAGGAAGATATCTGATGTCGATTATCTGATGCCAGATGCGAAAGCAGACATTGTGTAAACACATGTGAGAACGCATTATCACAACTTGTAAAGAAGGTGTAAATGAACAAACAAAAGTAGAGGCAAGAGGAATGTAATGACACAGTAGTCTTACTCACCCGAAAAGTTTCGTAATATATTCTTCAAATTCTCCCAATGCATCCGAGTAAAAAGCCCGCGAAGTTAATGTCAAAACCTTCGCTTGTTCGACCAAAGCCTTGTAAATTCTTGGATGGCAATGACCTTGATTAACGG
This genomic stretch from Bombus fervidus isolate BK054 chromosome 9, iyBomFerv1, whole genome shotgun sequence harbors:
- the LOC139990484 gene encoding ornithine aminotransferase, mitochondrial-like isoform X1 — its product is MMFRKVGMISKRKGYLLNLVSQAEKNHRTITSQKIFERESKYGAHNYHPLPVALCKAEGVFMWDVEGKRYYDFLSAYSAVNQGHCHPRIYKALVEQAKVLTLTSRAFYSDALGEFEEYITKLFGYEKWLPMNTGVEGGETACKLARRWGYTCKGIPQYQAKIVFAEGNFWGRTMSAISSSTDPTSYSGFGPFMPGFELVPYDDLTALEQILADPQVCAFMVEPIQGEAGVVVPKDGYLKGVRELCTKHNVLWIADEVQTGLARTGKRLAVDHENVKPDILILGKALSGGFYPVSGVFANDSVMLTIKPGEHGSTYGGNPLGCRVALEALRVLEEEKLAENAERLGHILRNELAKLPKDVVTLVRGKGLLNAIVIKKDIDAMDICLKLKEEGLLAKPTHGHIIRLAPPLVITESQIRECIDIISRVISRYVN
- the LOC139990484 gene encoding ornithine aminotransferase, mitochondrial-like isoform X2; this translates as MMFRKVGMISKRKGYLLNLAEKNHRTITSQKIFERESKYGAHNYHPLPVALCKAEGVFMWDVEGKRYYDFLSAYSAVNQGHCHPRIYKALVEQAKVLTLTSRAFYSDALGEFEEYITKLFGYEKWLPMNTGVEGGETACKLARRWGYTCKGIPQYQAKIVFAEGNFWGRTMSAISSSTDPTSYSGFGPFMPGFELVPYDDLTALEQILADPQVCAFMVEPIQGEAGVVVPKDGYLKGVRELCTKHNVLWIADEVQTGLARTGKRLAVDHENVKPDILILGKALSGGFYPVSGVFANDSVMLTIKPGEHGSTYGGNPLGCRVALEALRVLEEEKLAENAERLGHILRNELAKLPKDVVTLVRGKGLLNAIVIKKDIDAMDICLKLKEEGLLAKPTHGHIIRLAPPLVITESQIRECIDIISRVISRYVN
- the LOC139990484 gene encoding probable ornithine aminotransferase, mitochondrial isoform X3 — encoded protein: MMFRKVGMISKRKGYLLNLVSQAEKNHRTITSQKIFERESKYGAHNYHPLPVALCKAEGVFMWDVEGKRYYDFLSAYSAVNQGHCHPRIYKALVEQAKVLTLTSRAFYSDALGEFEEYITKLFGYEKWLPMNTGVEGGETACKLARRWGYTCKGIPQYQAKIVFAEGNFWGRTMSAISSSTDPTSYSGFGPFMPGFELVPYDDLTALEQILADPQVCAFMVEPIQGEAGVVVPKDGYLKGVRELCTKHNVLWIADEVQTGLARTGKRLAVDHENVKPDILILGKALSGGFYPVSGVFANDSVMLTIKPGEHGSTYGGNPLGCRVALEALRVLEEEKLAENAERLGHILRNELAKLPKDVVTLPITRSRIFGLTKEVELKRFLSSQELIDRDNMYGGRHFKPLPVVLTRGEGVYLWDVEGKRYLDFLAGFSTVNQGHCHPRLVKVMREQVGKLAHTSRAFYSEPHGALGEYLSKLLGWDKFLPMNTGVEAGDTAIKVARRWAYRVKKIPPEQATVVFAKGNFWGRSIAALSASTDSNCYTDFGPYVPRFDKVPYNDLNALEEKFKQDPTVCAYMMEPIQGEAGVIIPNDGYLKGVRDLCNKYNVLWIADEVQTGLCRTGKRLAVDHENQRPDILVLGKALSGGLYPVSGILADEQIIMCLETGSHGSTFGGSPLGNRVAIEAVKILEEENLAENASKLGEILRKELGKLPKDIAVEFRGRGLLAGLVINKDFAEGWDICLKLREAGLLSRSAHGQILRISPPLTITKEQLEEGLHILTTVLRNYK